The Streptococcaceae bacterium ESL0729 genome has a segment encoding these proteins:
- a CDS encoding AAA family ATPase: MAKYLVGSGGNTWDFGDAYAAASDGDVIELESGFNYRIPQGYQHNLEKNITIIGCLRKEGNTDIYENAIYGKLVIKGGTQVTLKNICIQADEDKNSLVITEKSTVSIENVVLTTEVENPSAPTLYAEDGATIKGTSLEVKKGVAKFYNATADLIKSKFLDSVIVKNRSRVTMRDTVIELPNRSGNAVSILYSEAIFTNCKISGSLQNDDNSTLWAQGSRVTLTNTTVFRKTEKTFEHGICVINGSSLKAAKSTCSSIYLDGSMAQVEGLTVNNVVSLREGSLMSSKGVLNLLGQYSKKIDLFMDDNSVLMGEGLRLNRKCGPNIRLRGGSKLCTDYISFVGGQKSDLVFQVSEDSHMMSSGSGKATATSPNTLSSSPKNIPSQSAREKLNDLVGLDLVKGEINKIIQMVEYNKIRESKGLSPEKQSLHSVFLGNPGTGKTTVARLLGEVLFENGAFSGDEYKFIEVSESDLISENVGGTALQTQSFLEKARGGVLFIDEAYTLNKGESRVNFGQEAINTILKYMEDYRDEIMVIFAGYTKEMEQFLQTNPGLKSRVPNTFVFEDYSPQEITKMGQFLLRKKQYVLEDEEWYAKRVEGAYRNSLDKSNGRWIRNFNEKLLNALASRVIEDDCDDVATIIKADIEEVANAGRYQNDETSISATDRLNQMIGITQVKKQMEQFIAVAEVNKRREELGQNISDFTLHSLFLGNPGTGKTTVARIMGDILYQKDVISQNKFIEVSRSDLVAGYVGQTAIKTRRVLESALGGVLFIDEAYTLSGNGDNDFGREAIGEILKFMEDHRRDIVIIFAGYTKEMGEFLQMNSGLRSRIPTTMNFEDYSLKDLVEIGLLDLHRSGYKIDEKSYGLLVENKYNISNDSSNGRWIRNLNEKLIMAMSIRISRTSSYDLNTITVEDINEVLT, translated from the coding sequence TTGGCAAAATATTTAGTGGGTTCCGGAGGAAATACGTGGGACTTTGGTGATGCATATGCAGCAGCAAGCGATGGGGATGTCATTGAACTAGAGAGTGGTTTTAATTACAGGATACCTCAAGGATATCAACATAATCTTGAAAAAAATATAACTATTATTGGCTGTTTGAGAAAAGAAGGAAATACTGATATTTATGAAAATGCTATATATGGAAAATTAGTTATCAAAGGGGGAACCCAGGTCACTCTTAAAAATATCTGTATTCAGGCAGATGAGGATAAGAATTCTCTGGTGATTACAGAAAAATCAACTGTCTCCATTGAAAATGTGGTGCTTACAACAGAAGTTGAAAATCCTAGTGCTCCTACCCTCTATGCAGAGGACGGTGCAACCATAAAAGGGACTAGTTTGGAAGTAAAAAAAGGAGTAGCTAAATTTTATAATGCAACCGCTGATCTTATAAAGAGCAAGTTTTTGGATAGTGTAATTGTCAAGAATAGATCTAGGGTAACCATGCGAGATACGGTTATCGAACTTCCAAACCGCTCTGGTAATGCAGTGAGTATTTTGTATTCAGAGGCCATTTTTACAAACTGTAAAATAAGCGGTTCCCTCCAGAATGACGACAATTCAACCTTATGGGCCCAAGGGAGTAGGGTAACCCTCACCAATACTACAGTTTTCCGAAAAACTGAGAAGACGTTTGAGCATGGAATATGTGTAATAAATGGTTCATCGCTAAAGGCAGCTAAAAGCACTTGCTCTTCGATTTATTTAGATGGCTCGATGGCACAAGTGGAGGGCCTGACTGTCAACAATGTAGTCAGTTTAAGAGAAGGCTCGCTTATGTCTTCCAAGGGAGTCTTGAATCTTCTCGGTCAATATTCTAAAAAGATAGATTTATTTATGGATGACAATTCTGTTTTAATGGGAGAAGGACTCCGTCTAAACAGAAAATGCGGTCCTAATATTCGTTTAAGGGGAGGTTCTAAGCTCTGCACCGACTATATCAGCTTTGTTGGTGGTCAAAAGAGCGATCTAGTATTTCAGGTTTCTGAAGACAGTCACATGATGAGTTCAGGATCTGGAAAGGCTACGGCGACCTCGCCCAATACTCTTTCAAGTTCCCCGAAAAATATTCCCTCACAAAGTGCTCGGGAGAAATTAAATGACCTAGTTGGCCTTGATCTGGTCAAGGGGGAAATTAATAAGATTATCCAGATGGTTGAGTACAATAAAATACGTGAAAGTAAAGGTCTTTCACCTGAAAAACAGTCCCTTCACTCGGTCTTTCTGGGAAATCCGGGAACCGGTAAGACGACAGTTGCAAGGCTTCTTGGGGAAGTGCTCTTTGAAAATGGAGCGTTTTCAGGTGACGAATATAAATTCATTGAAGTATCAGAATCAGATCTGATTTCAGAAAATGTAGGAGGAACTGCCCTACAAACTCAGTCATTTTTGGAGAAGGCACGAGGAGGGGTTCTCTTCATTGATGAAGCCTATACCTTAAATAAGGGAGAGTCTAGGGTAAATTTTGGTCAGGAAGCCATCAACACCATCCTGAAATATATGGAAGACTACCGAGATGAAATCATGGTCATTTTTGCCGGTTATACGAAAGAGATGGAACAATTCCTGCAAACCAACCCTGGTCTCAAGTCGCGAGTTCCTAATACTTTCGTCTTCGAGGATTACTCTCCTCAAGAAATAACCAAGATGGGACAATTCCTTTTGAGGAAAAAACAATATGTTTTGGAAGATGAAGAGTGGTATGCAAAAAGAGTTGAAGGTGCTTATAGGAACTCTCTTGATAAGAGTAATGGACGCTGGATTCGTAACTTCAATGAAAAACTCTTGAATGCTCTTGCTAGTCGTGTTATTGAAGATGATTGTGATGATGTTGCAACAATAATCAAAGCAGACATTGAAGAAGTTGCTAATGCCGGGCGCTACCAAAATGACGAAACTTCTATTAGTGCTACAGATCGGCTGAACCAGATGATAGGTATTACCCAGGTCAAAAAACAGATGGAACAATTTATTGCTGTTGCAGAAGTTAATAAGCGTCGGGAAGAATTGGGACAAAACATTTCCGATTTCACTCTCCATTCTCTCTTCTTAGGAAACCCGGGAACTGGCAAGACGACTGTCGCCCGTATTATGGGTGATATCCTTTATCAAAAGGATGTTATCAGTCAAAATAAATTTATTGAGGTTTCACGAAGTGACTTAGTCGCGGGTTATGTTGGACAGACTGCTATTAAAACCCGTAGGGTTCTCGAATCTGCCCTAGGAGGGGTCCTCTTTATCGATGAGGCTTATACCTTAAGTGGAAATGGGGATAATGATTTTGGTAGAGAGGCCATTGGCGAAATTTTGAAATTTATGGAAGATCACAGAAGAGATATTGTAATTATCTTTGCCGGTTATACAAAAGAGATGGGAGAGTTCCTACAAATGAACTCAGGCCTTAGAAGTCGTATTCCAACGACTATGAACTTTGAAGATTATAGCCTTAAAGATCTTGTGGAAATTGGTCTTCTGGATCTTCATAGGTCTGGCTATAAAATTGATGAAAAATCTTACGGTCTACTAGTTGAAAACAAGTACAATATTTCAAATGACTCCAGTAATGGTCGTTGGATTAGAAATCTTAATGAGAAACTCATCATGGCTATGTCTATTCGCATTAGCAGAACGAGCTCTTACGACTTAAATACCATAACTGTTGAAGACATAAATGAAGTATTAACATAG
- a CDS encoding S-ribosylhomocysteine lyase: MAEVESFQLDHTKVLAPYVRLIASEEGPHGDVITNFDVRLVQPNVQEIPTGGLHTIEHLLASLIRDRIDGMIDCSPFGCRTGFHMIMWGEPTSEDIARVIKSSLEEIADGITWEDVPGTTIESCGNYRDHSLWSAKEWAREILSKGISTDAFERKVI, from the coding sequence ATGGCAGAAGTAGAAAGCTTCCAACTTGACCACACTAAAGTACTAGCACCTTACGTCAGGCTTATTGCAAGCGAAGAGGGACCTCATGGTGATGTTATAACAAATTTTGATGTCCGCTTGGTTCAACCAAATGTTCAAGAGATTCCAACAGGGGGCCTACACACAATTGAGCACCTGCTGGCAAGTCTTATTCGTGACCGCATTGACGGGATGATTGACTGCAGTCCCTTTGGCTGTCGGACTGGTTTTCACATGATTATGTGGGGTGAGCCAACCAGTGAGGACATTGCTCGAGTTATCAAGTCATCTCTTGAAGAAATTGCTGATGGTATTACTTGGGAGGATGTCCCTGGAACTACGATTGAATCTTGTGGTAACTACCGCGATCATTCACTCTGGTCAGCTAAAGAGTGGGCCCGTGAAATTCTTTCAAAAGGTATTTCAACAGATGCCTTTGAAAGAAAAGTAATTTAA
- a CDS encoding LicD family protein — MTFSEDKKIKQLQLLELEALKEIKAIMDSKGYPFFLRGGSVMGAVKYQGFVPWDDDVDIAIPRPYYKEAIKLMQEGLSDKFWVAAYSDDFNSFCYFPRVFLKEEVRVELGIPKNNHLGLCLIDCLPLDSGPQNKLALKFYQFRVLYLRAIASTFTLENKDTVKTKSPMVYKVVKALKALRLNSNETQNQIYDKLDKLYTSIEYETSPVKGTVTGSLSFKELFDSEVWGKGKMLQFEDTEMLVPDDFDFYLKKLYGQNYATEEPDYKKSHQEDRTH, encoded by the coding sequence ATGACTTTTAGTGAAGATAAGAAAATTAAGCAACTACAGTTGCTAGAACTTGAAGCCTTGAAAGAGATAAAGGCGATAATGGACAGCAAAGGTTACCCTTTTTTTTTACGTGGGGGATCAGTTATGGGAGCTGTCAAATATCAAGGATTTGTGCCTTGGGATGATGATGTCGATATAGCAATTCCAAGACCTTACTACAAGGAAGCAATCAAACTTATGCAAGAGGGTCTATCTGATAAGTTTTGGGTAGCCGCATATTCAGATGACTTCAATTCATTTTGTTATTTCCCACGTGTGTTCTTAAAAGAAGAAGTCAGGGTTGAGCTTGGTATTCCTAAAAATAACCATCTTGGCCTTTGCTTGATTGACTGCCTACCGCTTGATTCAGGACCGCAAAATAAATTGGCCTTAAAATTCTATCAGTTTAGAGTTTTATACTTAAGGGCCATCGCCTCAACCTTTACCTTAGAAAATAAGGATACGGTCAAGACGAAAAGTCCAATGGTTTATAAGGTTGTTAAGGCTTTAAAGGCTCTTAGATTAAATTCAAATGAGACACAAAATCAAATCTATGACAAGCTAGATAAACTTTATACATCAATAGAATACGAGACTTCACCAGTTAAGGGGACTGTTACAGGTTCACTTTCCTTTAAGGAACTATTTGACTCAGAGGTATGGGGCAAGGGTAAAATGCTTCAATTTGAAGATACTGAAATGCTTGTTCCAGATGATTTCGATTTTTATTTGAAGAAGCTTTACGGGCAAAATTATGCTACAGAAGAGCCAGATTATAAAAAATCTCACCAAGAAGATAGAACCCATTAA
- a CDS encoding glycosyltransferase has protein sequence MISFVTLNFNSEDEIDLAVASIREKVANDYKIVIIDNDSPDKSGQRLKDKYANDDKIEVILNQENAGFARGMNVGFRRALAENPDFIAIMNPDSHLESNNFDQAIEEIYARENFAAYGPDINVGGTNQHQNPKKGDWVSKEAVKKRIKTAQSKIDHPYYALVRNRLANLVRNNKSYNDGDFWKEAQEGIQLHGAFVVFSKQFFEWRDYAFDENTFFYMEMQILFYEMEKAGLKSYYSPELKVIHDKSSSTKKSHSDFFKRNKFQNENLVKSCTYYLSLLEKDEI, from the coding sequence ATGATTTCCTTTGTAACATTAAATTTTAATTCAGAAGATGAAATTGATTTAGCAGTAGCTAGTATAAGAGAAAAGGTAGCAAATGATTACAAGATTGTAATTATTGATAATGACAGTCCTGATAAATCAGGTCAGAGGCTCAAGGACAAGTATGCTAATGATGATAAAATTGAGGTCATCTTAAACCAAGAGAATGCAGGTTTTGCAAGGGGAATGAATGTTGGTTTCAGGAGGGCATTGGCCGAAAATCCTGATTTTATAGCAATTATGAATCCAGATTCTCACCTGGAATCTAATAATTTTGATCAAGCCATTGAAGAAATCTATGCCAGAGAAAATTTTGCAGCCTACGGTCCTGATATTAATGTTGGTGGAACAAATCAACACCAGAATCCTAAAAAAGGGGACTGGGTTTCAAAAGAGGCTGTTAAAAAGCGTATTAAAACAGCCCAGTCTAAGATTGACCACCCTTATTATGCCTTAGTGAGAAACCGACTTGCTAATTTGGTAAGAAACAACAAGTCTTATAATGATGGGGATTTTTGGAAGGAAGCACAAGAGGGAATCCAACTTCACGGAGCCTTCGTTGTCTTTTCTAAGCAGTTTTTTGAATGGCGTGACTATGCCTTTGATGAAAATACTTTCTTCTACATGGAAATGCAGATTTTATTTTATGAGATGGAAAAAGCTGGCTTAAAATCATATTATTCACCGGAGTTAAAGGTTATCCATGATAAAAGTAGCTCTACTAAAAAATCACACAGTGATTTCTTTAAGAGAAACAAATTCCAAAATGAGAATCTAGTAAAATCATGTACCTACTACCTAAGTCTTTTGGAAAAAGATGAAATCTAA
- a CDS encoding glycosyltransferase family 4 protein: MKIKFVIPRNVDRPSGGLKVGFDYANEMSRHGHEVEILFVGDSNYKIRTHNHLKILKHFYDYAKTKGKQKKISWYQLDEKIKISSSFHFKPRKLKDDERVICLGFDIILSIADRLDNLKNYFYLIQHDEKVYYKEEIIREAWKLPMKKIVVSSWLKREVEKYSSEVYLVKNYTDESKFYLTKPVEDRKPIVSMIYHTNPYKGTATGIEALELAYKRYPKFEAQLFGVFDQPENLPAFIKYLGKRSGDQLRDEVYNESSIYLFPSVLEGWGLVATEAMACGAALVTTKNGGSDDFALDEQTALVNEVGDAAGLAESIVRILKDQDLRQKLANNALESIKNLTLENSYNNLMKVLED; the protein is encoded by the coding sequence ATGAAGATAAAGTTTGTTATTCCAAGAAATGTAGATAGACCATCAGGAGGGTTAAAAGTAGGCTTTGATTACGCCAATGAGATGTCAAGACATGGCCATGAAGTTGAAATTCTATTTGTTGGAGATTCAAATTATAAAATTAGAACACATAATCATTTAAAAATTTTAAAGCATTTTTATGACTATGCCAAAACCAAAGGGAAACAAAAAAAGATAAGTTGGTATCAGCTTGATGAAAAAATTAAGATATCAAGTTCCTTTCACTTTAAGCCAAGGAAGCTTAAGGATGATGAGAGAGTTATTTGTTTAGGCTTTGATATTATTTTAAGCATTGCTGATAGGTTGGATAATTTAAAAAATTATTTCTACCTTATTCAACATGATGAAAAGGTCTACTACAAGGAAGAAATTATCAGAGAAGCCTGGAAGCTTCCAATGAAGAAGATTGTGGTAAGTTCATGGCTTAAAAGAGAGGTTGAAAAATATAGCTCAGAGGTTTATCTGGTTAAGAACTATACTGATGAATCAAAATTTTACTTAACCAAACCCGTTGAAGATAGAAAACCAATTGTTTCAATGATTTACCATACCAACCCCTACAAGGGAACGGCTACAGGAATAGAGGCCCTAGAGTTAGCCTACAAACGCTATCCTAAGTTTGAAGCCCAGCTCTTTGGTGTTTTTGATCAGCCTGAAAATTTACCTGCTTTTATTAAATATTTAGGAAAAAGATCAGGTGATCAGTTGAGGGATGAGGTCTATAATGAGTCTTCTATCTACTTGTTCCCGTCTGTTCTTGAAGGATGGGGTCTTGTGGCTACAGAGGCTATGGCTTGTGGGGCTGCTCTTGTAACTACTAAAAATGGTGGTTCAGATGATTTTGCCCTTGACGAGCAAACGGCCCTTGTTAATGAGGTAGGAGATGCAGCAGGTTTGGCTGAAAGTATTGTGAGGATTCTCAAAGACCAAGATTTGAGACAGAAACTTGCAAATAACGCCCTTGAAAGCATAAAAAACCTGACCCTAGAAAATAGTTACAATAATTTAATGAAAGTTTTAGAAGATTAG
- a CDS encoding glycosyltransferase family 2 protein → MPLEKPKYFDELSLVVLNYNSFDDTIKCVEQLLSFSENFNIIVVDNASPNNSREILTNKFKDVKNVSLLFADENKGYSAGNNIGIKFALKEFNSKYVGILNPDVIIPDANLIYKTIEALNIDDKYVIAGASPINNSKHFNASEAGWRIPTAKELVLNHSIRMPYSRIAQSFNIVDGTIAEVDCVAGCYFIAKADFLKEIDYLDEGTFLYNEENILGIKAKSLGYKELILLDEFYLHNHRHSSKDLKGDFRALKISYDSRAYLCRKYYSKSLIFPLYLVDKSNYLVKIVGRLKKSIKK, encoded by the coding sequence GTGCCTTTAGAAAAGCCAAAATATTTTGACGAACTATCTTTAGTTGTTTTGAATTATAATTCATTTGATGACACCATTAAATGTGTGGAGCAACTACTGAGTTTTTCTGAAAACTTTAATATTATTGTTGTTGACAATGCTTCACCCAATAATTCCCGGGAAATTTTAACAAATAAATTTAAAGATGTTAAAAATGTTAGCCTGCTATTTGCTGATGAAAATAAGGGCTATAGTGCAGGTAATAATATCGGAATAAAATTTGCCTTGAAGGAATTTAATTCTAAATATGTCGGAATACTAAACCCTGATGTTATTATTCCAGATGCAAACCTTATCTATAAAACAATTGAAGCTTTAAATATTGATGATAAGTATGTGATAGCAGGGGCTTCACCAATTAACAATTCCAAACATTTTAATGCCAGTGAGGCAGGTTGGAGGATTCCTACGGCCAAGGAGCTTGTTTTAAATCACTCGATTAGAATGCCTTATAGCAGGATTGCTCAGTCCTTTAATATTGTAGATGGAACAATAGCTGAGGTTGATTGTGTTGCAGGTTGCTATTTTATAGCTAAAGCAGATTTCTTAAAGGAAATTGACTACCTGGATGAGGGAACCTTCTTGTACAATGAGGAAAATATTCTGGGAATTAAAGCTAAAAGCTTGGGTTATAAGGAATTAATTCTGTTAGATGAATTTTACCTCCATAACCATAGGCACAGTTCCAAGGACCTAAAGGGTGATTTTAGGGCCTTAAAAATATCTTATGATTCAAGGGCTTACTTATGCCGCAAGTACTATTCAAAATCATTAATTTTCCCCTTATATTTAGTAGATAAGAGCAATTATTTGGTTAAAATTGTGGGAAGATTAAAGAAGAGTATTAAAAAATAG
- a CDS encoding glycosyltransferase family 2 protein, with amino-acid sequence MKNDPKIASIIVTFNRKELLIEAVEAMKNQTLKPSNIIIIDNNSTDGTFEELEKNGLLGGNVIYKKLDENIGGAGGFSAGVKYALDNLEFDWLSLSDDDAIYDLNYFANLFSNEDEYSKYGGLCGKVQFPDGEVQMEQRRNVTNPNILLSEPVAPETKADIDLASFCGLVVNRDVVEKIGLPREDFFIWMDDTEYSLRIRKEAKILYNPLAFINHKTAKPAPASAGPTKLNWKNYYGYRNSLVTGWAHAENKMVFSLVNLKNYSKIIFGKLRRGDKDSAKVVFTSTVDAIRGNMGISEKYRP; translated from the coding sequence ATGAAAAATGATCCAAAAATAGCTTCAATCATAGTAACCTTCAATAGGAAGGAACTACTTATTGAAGCAGTTGAAGCAATGAAAAATCAAACACTAAAGCCGTCAAATATTATCATTATTGATAATAATTCAACTGATGGAACCTTTGAAGAGCTAGAAAAAAATGGCCTACTCGGCGGAAATGTAATCTACAAAAAATTAGATGAAAACATCGGGGGAGCCGGTGGATTTAGTGCTGGGGTTAAGTATGCCCTTGATAATTTAGAATTTGATTGGTTGTCACTATCAGATGATGATGCCATCTATGATTTAAATTATTTTGCAAATCTTTTCTCAAATGAAGATGAATATAGCAAATATGGTGGCCTTTGTGGTAAGGTTCAGTTCCCAGATGGGGAAGTTCAAATGGAGCAAAGAAGAAATGTCACCAACCCCAATATCCTTCTTTCTGAGCCAGTAGCCCCTGAGACTAAGGCAGATATTGATTTAGCAAGTTTCTGTGGTCTAGTTGTAAATAGGGATGTTGTTGAAAAGATTGGCCTACCAAGGGAAGACTTTTTCATCTGGATGGATGATACAGAATATAGCCTAAGAATTAGAAAAGAAGCAAAAATTTTGTATAATCCTTTAGCTTTTATTAATCATAAGACTGCTAAACCTGCTCCTGCTTCGGCTGGACCAACTAAATTAAACTGGAAAAATTACTATGGTTATAGGAACAGTCTGGTAACAGGTTGGGCCCATGCAGAGAATAAGATGGTCTTTTCTTTAGTTAACCTAAAAAACTATTCAAAGATTATTTTTGGTAAATTAAGACGTGGTGACAAGGATTCAGCCAAGGTTGTATTTACTAGTACTGTTGACGCTATAAGAGGAAACATGGGGATAAGTGAAAAGTACCGTCCTTAA
- a CDS encoding phosphodiester glycosidase family protein, with product MERHNRRKRRGSWIFILVLLIILLLIGGGAYALRDLFLPQREEATTSLSSNQPTKTSEENGYVPEEKAPAATGSMEVTEDTGEAGWVKVPSSEKLDKFTDLSVNNITIYRINNPEVLKTVTNLSDQRVTMDELVAKYPNSLIMNASGFNMETGVIAGFQINNGELIRDWRSTDSLQYAFVINKDGSCKIYDSRTPASEIIANGGQQSYDFGSAVIRDGLVQPSDGSVDWKIHTFIANDKKNNLYAILSDTNAGYGNIMNAVSNLGLENMLLLDGGGSSQLSVNGQVIVASQDSRPVPDYIVMK from the coding sequence TTGGAAAGACACAATAGAAGGAAAAGGCGAGGTTCTTGGATTTTTATCCTCGTGCTTTTGATAATTTTATTACTTATAGGTGGTGGGGCTTACGCCTTAAGAGACCTCTTCTTACCTCAAAGGGAAGAGGCTACAACCAGTCTTAGTAGTAATCAGCCTACTAAAACTTCAGAAGAAAATGGTTATGTTCCTGAGGAGAAGGCACCAGCTGCTACAGGCAGCATGGAGGTCACAGAAGATACAGGTGAAGCTGGTTGGGTTAAGGTTCCATCAAGCGAAAAATTAGATAAATTTACTGATTTATCGGTTAATAATATTACAATTTACCGAATCAATAATCCTGAGGTTTTAAAGACAGTTACAAATCTAAGTGATCAAAGGGTGACCATGGACGAGCTTGTAGCCAAGTATCCAAATTCTTTAATCATGAATGCTTCGGGTTTTAATATGGAGACAGGTGTTATTGCAGGTTTTCAAATTAATAATGGAGAGTTAATCAGGGACTGGCGGTCTACAGATAGCTTGCAGTATGCCTTTGTTATAAATAAGGATGGGTCATGTAAGATCTATGACTCAAGGACACCAGCAAGTGAGATTATTGCAAACGGTGGCCAGCAGTCCTATGACTTTGGCTCAGCTGTTATCCGTGATGGACTTGTCCAACCAAGTGATGGTTCAGTTGATTGGAAGATTCACACCTTTATCGCAAATGATAAAAAAAATAATCTCTATGCCATCTTAAGTGATACCAATGCTGGATACGGAAACATCATGAATGCTGTATCTAATCTTGGGCTAGAAAATATGCTGCTTCTTGACGGGGGAGGCTCAAGTCAGCTATCGGTTAATGGTCAAGTTATTGTTGCTAGCCAAGATAGTAGGCCTGTTCCCGACTACATAGTTATGAAATAA
- a CDS encoding LCP family protein has product MFNKQNHYSNKYRRRSYPKKHTGLKVFFSLLLLILIFLGAASFIIYRNIDAVFANSYKDFPQTTKADFKNSDAFTTLIIESGHNNSTDIAYAAVLASTNAKTKQTTFMNFPVFAIMPNQKTITEAYNTGGDTGVIQMVSDLVKLPINKVVQIDVNNMGTVVQATGGITMENPKAFNANGYKFQQGTVSLQTAEQVQAYLTQVDDADFDSSVKRIQNVSMELYGNIQKIARSKKLQNINYYRNILDALSTIIKSDISLNDAKEIALNYNKGIINTSKLNLHTVTENDTKIVTQEELDSVKNMFVQSMK; this is encoded by the coding sequence ATGTTTAACAAACAAAATCATTATTCAAACAAGTACAGACGAAGAAGCTATCCTAAAAAACATACAGGTTTAAAGGTTTTCTTTAGTCTTCTTTTACTGATTCTTATTTTCCTTGGGGCTGCCTCTTTCATTATCTACCGCAATATTGACGCCGTTTTTGCAAATTCCTACAAGGACTTCCCCCAAACCACCAAGGCTGACTTTAAAAATTCAGATGCCTTCACGACCCTAATTATCGAAAGTGGACACAATAATTCTACTGATATTGCCTATGCGGCTGTTCTAGCTTCAACAAATGCTAAAACCAAGCAAACTACCTTTATGAATTTTCCAGTTTTTGCCATCATGCCCAATCAAAAGACAATAACTGAGGCCTATAACACAGGTGGCGATACTGGTGTCATCCAGATGGTATCTGACCTTGTTAAGCTCCCAATTAATAAGGTAGTACAAATTGACGTCAACAATATGGGGACTGTTGTCCAAGCAACTGGCGGAATTACCATGGAAAATCCCAAGGCCTTCAATGCCAATGGATATAAATTCCAACAAGGTACTGTAAGCCTTCAGACGGCTGAACAAGTTCAAGCCTATCTAACCCAAGTTGACGATGCTGACTTTGATTCATCAGTCAAAAGAATTCAAAATGTTTCCATGGAACTCTATGGTAATATCCAAAAAATTGCCCGCAGTAAAAAGCTACAAAATATTAATTACTACCGCAATATCCTAGATGCCCTTTCAACCATCATCAAATCAGACATTAGCCTTAATGATGCCAAAGAAATTGCCCTCAACTACAACAAGGGAATAATTAACACAAGTAAATTAAATCTACATACAGTAACTGAAAATGACACCAAAATTGTAACCCAAGAGGAACTTGATTCAGTTAAAAATATGTTTGTCCAATCAATGAAATAA
- a CDS encoding GntR family transcriptional regulator encodes MNQVTELFLSYLDLKLDKSLHEIVYDAFYKMIITGKIPAGTRINEKQISIHSNISRTPIRQALKQLEAEKLIAYGLGNKNGAIVLGITRKDVYEIFTIRRSFETFAVIEASRRMSKEDFSKLHQLVQKSYDLYELDDFAGIRDNFRDFNAFIFERAKIFRIQNILETLEVYQLYFYEITTKCSERTLEVIKNHEKIYALMLDGDEKGLERIIDDYLKVSSEFIANVIDEKDIKRI; translated from the coding sequence ATGAATCAAGTGACTGAACTATTCTTATCATATTTGGACTTAAAATTAGATAAGTCATTGCATGAAATCGTCTATGATGCCTTTTATAAGATGATAATTACTGGAAAAATTCCTGCAGGGACAAGAATAAATGAAAAGCAAATCTCTATTCATTCCAACATATCACGGACTCCAATCAGACAGGCCCTCAAGCAGCTTGAGGCTGAAAAGCTTATAGCTTACGGCCTAGGAAATAAAAATGGTGCCATAGTGCTTGGGATAACGAGAAAAGATGTTTATGAAATCTTTACTATTAGAAGGTCCTTTGAAACTTTTGCAGTGATTGAGGCCAGTCGGCGAATGTCTAAAGAAGATTTTTCTAAGCTTCACCAGCTGGTACAAAAGTCTTATGACCTGTATGAACTTGATGATTTTGCAGGGATTAGGGATAATTTCAGAGATTTCAATGCCTTTATTTTTGAAAGGGCTAAAATATTTAGGATTCAAAATATTCTTGAGACCCTTGAGGTTTATCAGTTGTATTTTTATGAAATTACAACCAAATGTAGCGAGCGAACCCTTGAGGTCATTAAAAATCATGAAAAAATTTATGCTCTCATGCTTGATGGTGATGAAAAGGGGCTTGAGCGTATAATTGATGATTACCTTAAGGTGAGTTCGGAGTTTATAGCTAATGTTATAGATGAAAAGGATATTAAAAGAATTTAG